A genome region from Chryseobacterium indicum includes the following:
- the paaC gene encoding 1,2-phenylacetyl-CoA epoxidase subunit PaaC, which yields MPKARRQKPKAKTMNPLYNYLLKLADDSFIMGQRLSAWCGEGPYLEEDIALTNIALDELGQANNFYVYASRLLDDGKSEDDIAFLRYEHEYMNAHWTELPNEDYAQTILKVYVFAVYQKLMYEALSNSANEELAAIAQKSLKEVKYHYTHAASWMKIFAQGTEESKSRLVKAIENIWEYTKGLFAKAEGEDDLVALNIAPNTDALYEEFLAITQKDFADFQLEYPTNPFMQPKSRTGYHTEYFGYILCELQYMQRAYPGCTW from the coding sequence TTGCCGAAAGCTAGACGCCAAAAGCCAAAAGCTAAAACAATGAACCCATTATATAATTATTTATTAAAATTGGCAGACGACAGTTTCATTATGGGACAACGTTTGTCTGCGTGGTGCGGTGAAGGTCCTTATCTGGAGGAAGATATTGCATTAACGAATATTGCGCTGGATGAACTTGGTCAGGCGAACAACTTTTACGTTTACGCTTCAAGACTTTTAGACGATGGAAAATCTGAAGATGATATCGCCTTTTTAAGATATGAACACGAATATATGAATGCACACTGGACAGAACTTCCGAACGAAGATTATGCCCAGACTATTTTAAAAGTGTATGTTTTTGCAGTCTATCAGAAACTGATGTACGAAGCATTGTCCAATTCAGCCAATGAAGAATTGGCAGCAATAGCTCAAAAATCTTTGAAAGAAGTAAAATACCATTACACGCACGCTGCTTCCTGGATGAAAATTTTTGCTCAGGGAACAGAAGAAAGTAAGAGCCGTCTGGTAAAAGCCATTGAAAACATCTGGGAATACACCAAAGGTTTATTTGCAAAAGCAGAAGGAGAAGATGATTTGGTCGCTTTAAATATTGCTCCGAATACCGATGCTCTTTATGAAGAATTTTTAGCGATCACCCAAAAAGATTTTGCAGATTTCCAGTTAGAATATCCTACAAATCCTTTCATGCAGCCAAAATCCAGAACAGGATATCACACAGAATATTTTGGATATATCCTTTGTGAATTGCAGTATATGCAGAGAGCATATCCGGGTTGTACGTGGTAG